The following coding sequences lie in one Glycine soja cultivar W05 chromosome 16, ASM419377v2, whole genome shotgun sequence genomic window:
- the LOC114389654 gene encoding ankyrin-3-like, with translation MDRLIKVDPTNTVTIRMEPGQKCHGQITLRNVMYTMPVAFRLQPLIKTRYTVKPQSGIISPLATVTIEILYNLPQGSTLPHSFPHSEDSFLIHSVVVPGATVKEPSSMFESVPSDWFTTKKKQVFIDSGIKIIFVGSLILAQLVHDGSIDEIRQVLEHSEHTWKKAVDSVDQNGDTLLHVAISKRRPDLVQLLLEFNADVESKNRSGETALESACSSGEELIVELLLAHKANTERTESSSLGAIHLSAREGHVEVLRLLLMKGARVDSLTKDGYTALHLAVREGLRDCVRLLLANEGRTDIRDSRDGDTCLHVAAGVGDESMVKLLLNKGANKEVRNFKGETAYDVAVEKGKASVFDALRLGDGLCVAARKGEVRSIKRLIEGGAAVDGRDQHGWTALHRACFKGRVEAVRALLLERGVEVDARDEEGYTALHCAVEAGHGDVAEVLVKRGVDVEARTSKGVSALQIAEALGYGGIARVLVGGAAGHVAEGMKKVARRREREIRASFDRSMPLAVL, from the coding sequence ATGGACAGGCTGATAAAAGTTGATCCAACAAACACGGTCACAATAAGGATGGAGCCAGGCCAAAAATGTCATGGCCAAATAACCCTACGCAACGTCATGTACACCATGCCCGTAGCATTCAGGCTTCAACCGTTGATCAAAACGCGTTACACGGTGAAGCCACAATCGGGAATCATATCTCCGTTAGCCACGGTAACAATAGAAATACTCTACAATCTTCCACAAGGATCCACTCTACCACACTCATTTCCACACTCCGAAGATTCCTTCCTCATCCACAGCGTGGTGGTTCCCGGCGCCACCGTGAAAGAACCTTCCTCCATGTTCGAATCCGTTCCCAGCGACTGGTTCACCACGAAGAAGAAACAAGTCTTCATCGACAGCGGCATCAAGATCATCTTCGTCGGCTCGTTGATCCTGGCACAGTTAGTCCACGACGGGTCCATCGATGAAATCAGACAAGTGCTGGAACACAGTGAACACACGTGGAAGAAAGCCGTTGACTCCGTTGATCAAAACGGAGACACGCTCCTCCACGTGGCGATTTCTAAAAGAAGACCCGACCTCGTGCAGCTCCTCCTCGAATTCAACGCCGACGTGGAATCAAAAAACCGTTCAGGCGAGACCGCGTTAGAATCAGCGTGTTCCTCCGGAGAGGAACTAATCGTGGAGCTTCTCTTAGCTCACAAGGCAAACACAGAGAGAACGGAATCTTCTTCATTGGGAGCGATACATCTATCGGCGAGAGAAGGACACGTGGAGGTATTAAGATTACTGTTGATGAAAGGAGCCAGAGTTGACTCGTTGACCAAAGACGGTTACACCGCGTTGCACCTTGCGGTTAGAGAAGGTTTGAGAGATTGCGTGAGGCTGTTACTGGCGAACGAGGGGAGGACAGACATTAGAGATTCAAGAGACGGTGACACGTGTCTGCACGTGGCGGCGGGTGTGGGGGACGAGAGCATGGTGAAGCTTTTGTTGAATAAGGGAGCTAATAAGGAAGTGAGGAATTTTAAGGGAGAGACTGCGTATGATGTTGCTGTGGAGAAAGGAAAGGCGAGCGTGTTCGACGCGCTGAGGCTGGGGGATGGGTTGTGTGTGGCGGCGAGGAAAGGGGAGGTGAGGAGTATCAAGAGGCTGATTGAGGGAGGAGCGGCGGTGGACGGGAGGGACCAGCACGGGTGGACGGCGTTGCACAGGGCGTGTTTTAAGGGGCGCGTGGAGGCGGTGAGGGCGCTGTTGTTGGAGAGAGGGGTTGAGGTGGACGCGAGGGATGAGGAGGGGTACACGGCGCTGCATTGCGCGGTGGAGGCGGGGCATGGGGACGTGGCGGAGGTGCTGGTGAAGAGGGGCGTGGATGTGGAGGCGAGGACGAGTAAGGGTGTGAGTGCGTTGCAGATCGCGGAGGCGTTGGGGTATGGTGGGATTGCCAGGGTGCTTGTTGGTGGTGCTGCGGGACACGTGGCGGAAGGGATGAAGAAGGTTGCAAggaggagggagagggagattCGGGCTAGCTTTGACCGGTCAATGCCTTTGGCTGTTCTCTAG
- the LOC114390955 gene encoding protein SRC1-like, whose product MSGIIHKIEETLHVGGHKKEEEHKGEQHHGGEYKGEHHGEHSTEYKGEHHVGEHKPEHHGGEEHKEGFLDKIKDKIHGEEGGATAEGEKKKKKKEKKKHEHGHDSSSSSDSD is encoded by the coding sequence ATGTCAGGGATCATTCACAAGATTGAGGAGACCCTTCATGTGGGAGGCCACAAGAAGGAGGAGGAGCACAAGGGTGAGCAGCACCATGGTGGAGAATACAAAGGGGAGCATCATGGTGAACACAGTACTGAATACAAAGGAGAGCATCATGTTGGTGAGCACAAGCCGGAGCACCATGGAGGAGAAGAGCACAAAGAGGGGTTCCTAGACAAGATCAAGGACAAGATCCACGGCGAGGAGGGTGGCGCCACCGCCGAGggcgagaagaagaagaagaagaaggagaagaagaagcatgAACATGGCCAtgacagcagcagcagcagtgaCAGTGATTAG
- the LOC114390956 gene encoding protein SRC1-like encodes MSGIIHKIEETLHVGGHKKEEEHKGEHHGGEHKGEHHGEEHKEGFADKIKDKIHGEGEKKKKEKKKREHGHEDGHDSSSGSDSD; translated from the coding sequence ATGTCAGGGATCATTCACAAGATTGAGGAAACCCTTCATGTGGGAGGGCACAAGAAAGAGGAGGAGCACAAGGGTGAACACCATGGTGGAGAACACAAAGGGGAGCATCATGGGGAAGAGCACAAAGAGGGTTTCGCAGACAAGATCAAGGACAAAATTCATGGCGAGggcgagaagaagaagaaggagaaaaagaagcgTGAACATGGCCATGAGGATGGCCATGACAGTAGCAGTGGCAGTGATAGTGATTAG
- the LOC114390651 gene encoding 5-methyltetrahydropteroyltriglutamate--homocysteine methyltransferase 1: protein MASHIVGYPRMGPKRELKFALESFWDGKSSAEDLQKVSSDLRASIWKQMADAGIKYIPSNTFSHYDQVLDATATLGAVPPRYGWTGGEIGFDTYFSMARGNATVPAMEMTKWFDTNYHFIVPELGPDVNFTYASHKAVDEYKEAKALGVDTVPVLVGPVTYLLLSKPAKGVEKSFSLLSLLPKVLAVYKEVIADLKAAGASWIQFDEPTLVLDLESHKLQAFTDAYAELAPALSGLNVLVETYFADIPAEAYKTLTSLNGVTAYGFDLVRGTNTLDLIKGGFPSGKYLFAGVVDGRNIWANDLAASLTTLQGLEGIVGKDKLVVSTSSSLLHTAVDLVNETKLDDEIKSWLAFAAQKIVEVNALAKALSGHKDEAFFSGNAAALASRKSSPRVTNEAVQKAAAALKGSDHRRATNVSARLDSQQKKLNLPILPTTTIGSFPQTVELRRVRREFKANKISEEEYVKSIKEEIRKVVELQEELDIDVLVHGEPERNDMVEYFGEQLSGFAFTVNGWVQSYGSRCVKPPIIYGDVSRPKPMTVFWSSLAQSFTKRPMKGMLTGPVTILNWSFVRNDQPRSETTYQIALAIKDEVEDLEKAGITVIQIDEAALREGLPLRKSEQAHYLDWAVHAFRITNVGVQDTTQIHTHMCYSNFNDIIHSIIDMDADVITIENSRSDEKLLSVFREGVKYGAGIGPGVYDIHSPRIPPTEEIADRINKMLAVLEKNILWVNPDCGLKTRKYTEVKPALTNMVAAAKLIRNELAK, encoded by the exons ATGGCATCTCACATCGTTGGATACCCCCGTATGGGTCCCAAGAGAGAGCTCAAGTTCGCTCTCGAGTCTTTCTGGGATGGCAAGAGCAGCGCCGAGGATTTGCAGAAGGTGTCTTCTGATCTCAGGGCATCCATCTGGAAGCAGATGGCTGATGCTGGGATCAAGTACATCCCCAGCAACACTTTCTCTCACTATGACCAGGTTCTCGACGCCACCGCCACCCTCGGTGCCGTTCCACCAAGGTACGGCTGGACCGGCGGCGAGATTGGGTTTGATACCTACTTCTCCATGGCCAGAGGTAATGCTACCGTGCCAGCTATGGAGATGACCAAGTGGTTCGACACCAACTA CCACTTTATTGTCCCTGAATTGGGCCCTGATGTGAACTTCACCTATGCTTCTCACAAGGCTGTTGATGAATACAAGGAGGCCAAGGcg CTTGGAGTGGATACCGTTCCGGTCCTCGTTGGCCCTGTTACATACCTGTTGCTCTCCAAGCCTGCCAAGGGAGTTGAGAAATCCttttctctcctctctctccttCCCAAGGTTCTTGCTGTCTACAA GGAAGTTATTGCTGACCTTAAGGCAGCTGGTGCTTCATGGATTCAGTTTGATGAGCCTACCCTTGTCTTGGACCTTGAGTCTCACAAGTTGCAAGCATTCACTGACGCATATGCAGAACTTGCGCCTGCTTTGTCTGGTTTGAATGTTCTTGTTGAGACCTACTTTGCCGACATCCCTGCTGAGGCATACAAGACCCTCACATCTCTGAATGGCGTCACTGCATATGGATTTGATTTGGTCCGTGGAACCAACACTCTTGATTTGATCAAGGGTGGATTTCCCAGCGGAAAATACCTCTTTGCTGGAGTGGTTGATGGAAGGAACATCTGGGCCAATGACCTTGCTGCTTCTCTCACTACCTTGCAGGGTCTTGAGGGCATTGTGGGCAAAG ATAAGCTTGTTGTGTCCACCTCCTCCTCCCTTCTTCACACTGCTGTTGATCTAGTTAACGAGACCAAGTTGGATGATGAGATCAAGTCATGGCTAGCTTTTGCTGCCCAAAAAATTGTTGAAGTTAACGCATTGGCTAAAGCATTGTCTGGCCACAAGGATGAG GCCTTCTTCTCTGGTAATGCTGCTGCTCTGGCTTCAAGGAAGTCTTCTCCAAGAGTGACCAACGAGGCTGTTCAGAAGGCT GCTGCTGCATTGAAGGGTTCAGATCATCGCCGTGCAACAAATGTCAGTGCCAGACTGGATTCTCAACAAAAGAAGCTCAACCTTCCAATCCTTCCAACCACCACTATTGGATCCTTCCCTCAGACTGTAGAACTGAGGAGGGTACGCCGTGAATTCAAGGCTAACAA GATCTCCGAGGAAGAGTATGTAAAGTCAATTAAGGAGGAAATTCGCAAAGTTGTTGAGCTTCAAGAAGAGCTTGATATTGATGTTCTTGTTCATGGAGAACCAGAG AGAAATGATATGGTTGAGTACTTCGGTGAACAATTGTCAGGCTTTGCCTTCACCGTTAATGGGTGGGTGCAATCCTATGGTTCCCGTTGCGTGAAGCCACCGATCATCTATGGTGATGTGAGCCGCCCAAAGCCAATGACCGTCTTCTGGTCATCTCTGGCTCAGAGCTTTACCAAGCGCCCAATGAAGGGAATGCTTACCGGTCCTGTTACCATTCTCAACTGGTCCTTTGTTAGAAATGACCAACCTAG ATCTGAGACCACCTACCAGATTGCTTTGGCTATCAAGGACGAAGTGGAAGACCTTGAAAAGGCTGGCATCACTGTTATCCAAATTGATGAAGCTGCTTTGAGAGAGGGTCTTCCACTGAGGAAATCAGAGCAAGCTCACTACTTGGACTGGGCTGTCCATGCCTTCAGAATCACCAATGTTGGTGTCCAGGATACCACCCAG ATCCACACTCACATGTGCTACTCGAACTTCAACGACATCATCCACTCCATCATCGACATGGACGCCGATGTTATCACCATTGAGAACTCTCGCTCCGACGAGAAGCTTCTGTCAGTCTTCCGCGAAGGTGTGAAGTATGGTGCTGGAATTGGCCCTGGTGTCTATGACATCCACTCCCCAAGAATACCACCAACTGAAGAAATTGCTGACAGAATCAACAAGATGCTGGCAGTGCTCGAGAAGAACATCTTGTGGGTGAACCCTGACTGTGGGCTCAAGACCCGTAAGTACACTGAGGTGAAGCCAGCCCTCACAAACATGGTTGCCGCAGCAAAACTCATCCGCAACGAACTTGCCAAGTGA